In Glycine soja cultivar W05 chromosome 10, ASM419377v2, whole genome shotgun sequence, the genomic stretch CATTCTAATACACTTTTTTAACACTCTTTTGTGATTAGATagaattgattaaaaatcacaaaattttatcatcttaccttttatttaaTGAGACATATATCTTTATGACTTTgtagttttaataaaatataactaataatataaattttaaaaattgtgttaGAGTATACTATTAACTATTTCCTTAATTAAAACTTTCTgcaagttttttcttcttctcatatGCAATGCTTATAATCATTCATTGATGAATCAAAGctagaataaattttaaaaaattgttagaaaGTGATAATAGATTAATAACATagtatttttttgtattgtatctgatccattttataaataaaattgatagcTTTCATAAATTAACTGTATGTAACAGTACTAGCAACCACTCATTCGTATTGTACATGTGGTTTGATTTTTTCACATGCAAAAGGAGTTTGATTGACAAAATGAGAGGTCAGGATGGAAGATCAATAATTCTGTATTTAATGGCTGAATAATAAGGTGggatccatttgaatttcttggagGCTTTAATGGGtgaaagcatatatatatatatatatatatatatatatatatatatatatatatatatatatatatatatatatatatatatatatatatatatataaaaggaaaatacCACGTAGATATCTCTTTGGCGTATTCAATTGTTCGATTTGTTTAACTTTGTTGGAGTCACGGGTCTCTCTTATGCCTTTGGTTGCAAAGAGAGGGAAGAATCCAAAGCTGTCCTCATCATCATGGAAGAGGTTTTGTCGTTTGGCTAAGTTGCTATTCCTATGTCTGCTGTGACTGTGAACTATAGTGTTTTGTTCACGGGTTCTTCATTCGTTGTGTCCCGTGAACTTGTTCAGTGTTGGGTTGGGGGCTGCATATAATATTTTGGATATGATATGCCACTTTAGGCCTAAGATGGATCACCATCCTCTGCAGTTTTTTTGTAAACTGCATGATCTCaagcattaaaataaattttgactaatatagtattttaataaaaaataaaaataaaaaggaatgaaTGGTGTAAGATTAAACTGCAACCCTGCTACAGTTATTTTTTCAACAATGTGAGACGATAGAGAATCAGCACCTTCGGTATATATGTGGtggtgaaataaaaaaaaagatccgTTGTGAGTGTTTGCATATGAATTGGAAAGGCAGAACAGTCCGTGTGTTTATTAACGTGGTTTTGTGTCATTGATGGGAATCCGCTAGCATTTGTGTGTGTTGCTTTAGAATTTCGGATGGTAAAGCAAACATTCATTTTTTGTAATTGTAGCTTGTCTTGGTTCCACATTCACCGGTAACAAACGTATCAACAAAAACAGTGAAGCTTAATTTGGTAATTTTATACTGCCTTTTCTTTaggttaaaatagaaaaatacaatCTTAATATCTTATAAAAACCCTAGAAGGAGGGCTTAAACCTCCGAACTTGTGGTTAAAAGCCATACACAGTACCCAACTGAACTATTCCAGCCAATGCTAATTTgttacttattattaattaaattacattatgACGTCTTAATGGCCTACAAtttcaatttattcaaattttgtaagTCAAACAGCTCTCTTGCGTCTTTTTTAGATTGGATATGTCCATTAcgttttttcagtttttgattGCTTCCTTAGTAAATTAGActtaattcatttttctttatatgtgGGAATAGAacacaattataaaatttataataattctcaTCAAATGAGTTAAATctccttaaaaaaaacttaattcatTATCCACTTCTTTATAGTTTATcctattctaattttttttttcacttaaaagatatttcttaaccaataattacaaattatgtaaaaaaaccaatagttaaaaattaattctttttaaagTGAAGAAATCACGGATCATATATACGactatagaataaaaatgatacaTGACATAACATGTGATTCATagacataaatatataattatatgagAAACGACAAACTAAATCCTTACTTTGTATAATGCAAATAAATACTTCATGCTTTGtatgttaaatataaattagaacaaaaaataatttagagaaaaaagtatttaaaactataaagaaaatatatacaactcattcaaataaaaaaaacataattaattcagatttaagaagaagaaaaaatgatttcttttaaataaagaacttaatttgaaaatataagtaaatgcaatataaaaaatttaattaaactaacATTGGGTAAAAAAGTTAAGGTGATTAAAAGGGAAACTTgaaagtaattaataatttaaaattttgaaataatataaaatactaaataataatGAAACCACGCATCTTTTATTGCATCCATTCTCAAGAGtggatactattttttattataaagacTAGGATATTAGATTAAATTAAGCATTAAGCTAGATTAGAATAATGATCACTCTAAATGATGATGGTGCTACCTGAGCAAATCCATCATACTAAGAATTATCATTTCGATTTTTGAGAACCTATATAATTAAGGTAAGATCGATAGCCTAGCTACTTTTTACTACCTGATCATGAAGCTTACAGAactttatagataaaaaatggaatgaagaaaagaaCTCGGTGAGCAAGTTTATAcagcaaattaaaacaaaatctaaggCCCTAATCAATATAAAGAATTGTAGGTATAGCAAGTTGCAATTATGGAACCTAcgcaaatgaagaaggaaggaagaagggTGACGTTAAGGAGCCTACTCACACCCCCATAGCCAGCAAGAGTAATGGTTGCATCTGCAATGACTCGTGCAAGTGTCCCTGCCTCTGTAGACAAGAGCCCTCCATTGTAGGTTCCACGAGAAAGCCTTGATGACATTACTCGTGAAAGAAGTGACAAGTTGACACCTGTCATGCATGAATCATTGTCAAACATCATGACAATGAGCCCAATATGTTTTCATGATGTTCCTTGATGAAATGCTTCTTGTTCTTTAATTCCTAAAatggtaaaatatatatttggtcCCTCAACATTTGGTTAAAATTAGTCCTAGTCCGTGCATTTTAAAAACTGTAACGTTGACCCTCATCCTTTTGAAATACGTGAGACTTAAAACACATTTTACCCTtaaaacattatattatatgatgGTGGATTTCATCATCAGCGGTAGgataaagaaaacataaaaagatgCAGGACAATGTCTAATGTACAAaacatttaatgaaaaaaacaaCAAGATCATTATTGTGGTATAACATCTAAAGACACTTCAGAAATTGACAGATTAAAATATcacattgaaaaatattatcacATTTGACTAATAACCGCATGCTCTTTGTTGGCTAAGCTACGCTATATGTTCCTGATGGTAAGTTTCatcatatttcttaattttgctGGGTGAGACATAATACCACGATTCATGTGCATCTACACCATCATAAATAGGAAAGCAGATCGATGAGATCACTAATAATATCTTACCTTCAAGTACTTCAGCAGAAACAAACATAAGGAGCCCCGAACAGATGTACTGTGGTTCAGTGTATGGAAAAATTACATTGAAGCTGAAAAGTATGCCTAAGAAAACCATAATTTCTGATGCCAACAAAATTTGCCTACAAAATGATCAAATAGAAAGGAGATGTCTTAGCTTCGTAGGTGGATAATATAAACACTTTTAAGGTTATGAGTGGATAAGTGAAAATATTAAACTCTTGGATCTTAATTATTGCTTTATCTTCTTATCAAGCAATTAAATTCAAAAAGTATTATCATGCATCTTTCTGCAAACTAAGAGCATAAATTAGCTTTATGAATGATAATCAAATGAAACAAGGGTTTTTCCTCACGTTACCTGTCCTCAAACATATTGCTTATATAACTTCCAACAATAATGTTGACAGGAAGAACTGTCAAACCAAGGCAAGCAAGAAAAATGGAAACAGTGCTTGTTGTCCAATTGAAGTAGTATGTTGTGATGACACTAGATTCTGATAGTAAAATCTCCATTGCATATTTAAGCATGAAGTATATCAATAACTGAACCTGAAGATGTAACATAAATTTGGTCAGATGAACAGTCTTTTATCCTGTCTTCAATTGGAACTTTCTTAATTTTGATAACAAACAAACAATACATCAAAGATTTCATAagagaaattataaattatctaagATAACAATAAGCTGAATAAGGAAATTCATTATATCGAGACATATGATGTCTAAATAATCTTATTTGACAGTAGAAAGTGCCCATCTTGCAAATTTAGCAGTAGTTTTTATGTGCGTGTAAGTCACAATAATACTAGGTACTCTGAAAAATTAACCTTTCTATCATTTAGGAGCATACGGTGTCTCGCATGAAAAACTTTTGTTCCATTCAACAATGACTCAAAGCACATATTTCTAATAAACTGATGGTTAATGGAGATCCAGCATTTTATGGGTTGACAATGTAACATTTAGAGTTGTTCTCAAACCTTTACAGAAGGTGTAAGGAGTCTATATGCTGCTCCAATTGAATTGGCTGGCTGATGAGAATCCTCTGGAGCTTCTTCACTATCTTCGTAATCctgatcatcatcttcatctacctTATCTTTTAAACTAGTCAGCAGTGGTTGTTTTATGCCTTTTTCAAGTGCATTGTTTTCTGTTAGTACAAGCAAAAAAGTGTGTCATTTTCTATTGTGTTGTGTAGACTTGTAGTTAACAGAATCAACAAATTCCTTACATATAGATAACCCATGAATCATGATATAGTGTAAGGGACAGATAGAAAAACTCTATGATTTAGAGAAGGCTCATTAGTCATTAATGCCAGAGGTGTTACCTATGTTTCTCCATGATTACTAAATATTACATTGCAGCAGCAGATTTACCAATTCACTAGAGATAGCATTCTAGATAAATATTGCCTAAGgctttttcagtttttatggTTAATTTCCTTTCATATCCTTATTTGACCTGTGCTGAGTACTTTTGTAGTGTTTTGAAGGTCCACAAAATACTTAACAAGGTAGCATTATTTGTAGCAGGAGTGCAGTTGATCAACAAAGCTCCTGAGGCGGAAAGACTATGTACTGGCAATTTATGTGCTTCTTAAAGTATGAAACAAAAAGCAAAGCAGATATGGAACCAAATTTCTGGCTAAATAACTCACTATTTGCATCAATctccatttcttttgatgaggaagaatctgatatttttgttttagatttattttgacAATGGTCAAATTTATAGATGATGACCATTGCCATTAATGGACTACTCCTTCCCTctctaattataagattttttttataaaaaaaattttataagatctttttttaatttttagatgtattaattattttttcttatatatctttacttaattattctcttttcaaatattaatgagaaacaattaagtggatagaaagaaaagaaaaggataatattagaatcataagataaataattgataattattttttttaagggacTTAGATTAGTTGGAAGATTCTTAATATCAGAGAAGAAGGgagtatttattaaatactaaatgataaacttcaaggGCAAAAAACCCAGCGAATATCATAAATATTAGGACTCAGAAGTGAAATTTGAGGACTAATGCAGATAAAGAATCTCACAAGGACACAACAGAAAAAGTAGAAATCGTCAGAAAAGAGGTGATGCAATATGAGTTCAGTACCAGCATTGGATTGATGTGGTACATGTTTCTCTTCAATTTCACGATAAGGTTCCTTAAAAGTGATCCACAACCACACTAGGTATATCAGCCAAGCAATAGTCATAAGCCACCCTGGTAAGGTATCTTGGTTAAATGTAATGTTGAAAATCTTAAAATTGGTCTGAAGTAAGCCGGCTAATGCAGGACCACAGGCCATTCCAAGAGCGCTGGCACTAACGAAACCTGCCGATGCTTGCATGCGGATCTTTAAAGGCACACAATCACTAATATAACGCCGGTTAACCGCTCTGGCAGAACCAAATCTGCAATTAAAATCAGATGTTTATCAATGTAACTAGATCTTAACATATCCCCAGCTTCAATATTAACGTGACAAGTTTTGCATGCAACATGAAAATCACTGCATACAAAGGTACCTATTTAACCacaaagaatcaaaattaatcTTTCCCTTGAGCCTTATTCAGGATTATGGACATACACTATGAGAATGATAATGCAGAATCAAAGCTTATGGCCATCAAGTAAAAGATACAAGAGTACTTACCCACATAAAAGACGACCAATTATGAGAATCCATATCGAATTAAGATCGTATGCCAAGGCATACAAGACATTGCCGAGAAAAAGAACTATGCTACTGAATATAAGAGGCCTCAAGTATGATCTATTTGACCACGCACTAAAATACACCGAAGAAAACACCTGTGCAACTGCCATTGCCCCGATCACAATACCGCAAACCGTTGGTGCAGCCCCAAGGCTCATAGAATAATCATCTGCTGTAGGGACTATAATATATGTGTTGACCATGTACAAAAATGTGTTTGCCAAGTTCAGGAAAAGAGACATAAAATGGTAACTTTGCTCGTCAACACGCTCATCAACAGGTGCAGGCAACTCCTCATGCATAATAAGTGCATGTTGCCCCAAAAAGTTTAGGAAGTTGGTTGAGTTACTTAACCTATCAATAGCTGCTCTTATTGAATCAATAACAGGATCCTGCACATAATTAAGACAAAGTAATTAAGATGG encodes the following:
- the LOC114370601 gene encoding SPX domain-containing membrane protein At4g22990-like; translated protein: MVAFGKKLKERQIQEWQGYYINYKLMKKRVKQYAQQIQLGTLDRRHVLKDFSRMLDNQIEKTVLFLLEQQGLLASRIAKLGEEHEVIQQEPHISRIAELREAYRAVGQELLKLLFFVEVNAVGLRKILKKFDKRFGYKFTDYYVKTRANHPYSQLQQVFKHVGFGAVVGALSRNLHELQENQESQGSFLSIYDQPTLPLQDPVIDSIRAAIDRLSNSTNFLNFLGQHALIMHEELPAPVDERVDEQSYHFMSLFLNLANTFLYMVNTYIIVPTADDYSMSLGAAPTVCGIVIGAMAVAQVFSSVYFSAWSNRSYLRPLIFSSIVLFLGNVLYALAYDLNSIWILIIGRLLCGFGSARAVNRRYISDCVPLKIRMQASAGFVSASALGMACGPALAGLLQTNFKIFNITFNQDTLPGWLMTIAWLIYLVWLWITFKEPYREIEEKHVPHQSNAENNALEKGIKQPLLTSLKDKVDEDDDQDYEDSEEAPEDSHQPANSIGAAYRLLTPSVKVQLLIYFMLKYAMEILLSESSVITTYYFNWTTSTVSIFLACLGLTVLPVNIIVGSYISNMFEDRQILLASEIMVFLGILFSFNVIFPYTEPQYICSGLLMFVSAEVLEGVNLSLLSRVMSSRLSRGTYNGGLLSTEAGTLARVIADATITLAGYGGVSRLLNVTLLPSFFICVGSIIATCYTYNSLY